One window of Phoenix dactylifera cultivar Barhee BC4 chromosome 5, palm_55x_up_171113_PBpolish2nd_filt_p, whole genome shotgun sequence genomic DNA carries:
- the LOC103710310 gene encoding uncharacterized protein LOC103710310 isoform X1 has protein sequence MESLEKRMRVVERLMAYGFSLQDPQTFGDVEGGDDQMMVLIYKRLSRVEKVLHDKGLLVNDQRSKHATGSTEVREEHIAIGEAIDQAAVDKEDMHYSADVVEVLRDATDFAEARKEHTTVDEALDQAIVEKEDMHRSSDEVEIIWATNVEGEKKCGSTTKYISSLCKHVKFGACERKATEKAKAISQFSKAYKRAKKK, from the exons ATGGAAAGCCTAGAGAAACGCATGAGAGTGGTTGAGAGGTTAATGGCATATGGCTTTAGTTTACAAGACCCTCAAACCTTTGGGGATGTTGAAGGCGGGGATGATCAGATGATGGTCCTGATATATAAGAGGCTATCCAGAGTCGAAAAGGTCCTCCACGATAAGGGTCTCCTGGTGAATGACCAACGAAGTAAGCATGCGACAGGTTCTACTGAG GTGAGGGAAGAGCATATTGcaattggtgaagcaattgaCCAAGCTGCAGTGGACAAAGAGGATATGCACTATAGTGCAGATGTGGTGGAG GTCCTCCGAGATGCCACAGATTTTGCTGAG GCGAGGAAAGAGCATACTACAGTTGATGAGGCTTTGGACCAAGCTATAGTGGAAAAAGAGGATATGCACCGTAGTTCAGATGAGGTGGAG ATTATTTGGGCGACTAATGTTGAGGGCGAGAAGAAATGTGGATCCACCACCAAATATATTTCCTCCTTATGCAAGCATGTGAAGTTTGGAGCATGTGAGAGAAAGGCAACGGAGAAAGCAAAGGCCATATCCCAATTTTCGAAGGCTTATAAAAGggcaaagaaaaaatag
- the LOC103710310 gene encoding uncharacterized protein LOC103710310 isoform X2: protein MAQAIQKEDLPDHSSKLLESITTALMELHKLTPIDKETSPCGEHLVQSTKIIDVERAASLEMPIKVAPKCTYHGKGGGILPMYYEEAIDFFLEKNHFLHNIWEDANTSKPSCTGDAIVQLLHDGPLRSDVMNVYFCVIELFHGEYTELIDNPSLFLHCEIQATVVQHLLCDLEVTADITKCIINSLQPSIQKWLGEI from the exons ATGGCACAAGCAATTCAAAAGGAGGATTTGCCTGATCACTCAAGTAAGTTATTGGAGTCTATCACTACTGCACTTATGGAGCTCCACAAGTTAACTCCAATCGACAAAGAAACATCCCCTTGTGGAGAG CATTTAGTACAATCGACTAAAATAATTGATGTTGAGAGAGCGGCATCGCTAGAGATGCCAATCAAAGTGGCACCAAAATGCACCTATCATGGGAAGGGGGGAGGTATACTCCCTATGTACTATGAAGAAGCTATTGatttctttcttgaaaaaaatcACTTCTt GCACAACATTTGGGAGGATGCAAATACTTCGAAACCATCATGCACCGGTGATGCCATAGTCCAACTCCTTCATGATGGGCCACTACGCAGTGAT GTCATGAATGTGTACTTTTGTGTCATTGAGCTATTCCATGGAGAGTACACTGAGCTCATTGATAATCCAAGTTTATTCTTGCATTGCGAGATACAG GCTACTGTGGTTCAACATCTATTGTGCGATCTTGAGGTAACTGCTGATATTACCAAATGCATTATAAATTCTTTGCAACCTAGTATTCAGAAGTGGTTAGGGGAAATATAA
- the LOC103710310 gene encoding uncharacterized protein LOC103710310 isoform X3, producing the protein MAQAIQKEDLPDHSSKLLESITTALMELHKLTPIDKETSPCGEHLVQSTKIIDVERAASLEMPIKVAPKCTYHGKGGGILPMYYEEAIDFFLEKNHFLHNIWEDANTSKPSCTGDAIVQLLHDGPLRSDVMNVYFCVIELFHGEYTELIDNPSLFLHCEIQATVVQHLLCDLEIFIHLMNTR; encoded by the exons ATGGCACAAGCAATTCAAAAGGAGGATTTGCCTGATCACTCAAGTAAGTTATTGGAGTCTATCACTACTGCACTTATGGAGCTCCACAAGTTAACTCCAATCGACAAAGAAACATCCCCTTGTGGAGAG CATTTAGTACAATCGACTAAAATAATTGATGTTGAGAGAGCGGCATCGCTAGAGATGCCAATCAAAGTGGCACCAAAATGCACCTATCATGGGAAGGGGGGAGGTATACTCCCTATGTACTATGAAGAAGCTATTGatttctttcttgaaaaaaatcACTTCTt GCACAACATTTGGGAGGATGCAAATACTTCGAAACCATCATGCACCGGTGATGCCATAGTCCAACTCCTTCATGATGGGCCACTACGCAGTGAT GTCATGAATGTGTACTTTTGTGTCATTGAGCTATTCCATGGAGAGTACACTGAGCTCATTGATAATCCAAGTTTATTCTTGCATTGCGAGATACAG GCTACTGTGGTTCAACATCTATTGTGCGATCTTGAG ATATTTATTCATTTGATGAATACGAGATGA
- the LOC103710310 gene encoding uncharacterized protein LOC103710310 isoform X4 has protein sequence MAQAIQKEDLPDHSSKLLESITTALMELHKLTPIDKETSPCGEHLVQSTKIIDVERAASLEMPIKVAPKCTYHGKGGGILPMYYEEAIDFFLEKNHFLHNIWEDANTSKPSCTGDAIVQLLHDGPLRSDVMNVYFCVIELFHGEYTELIDNPSLFLHCEIQATVVQHLLCDLET, from the exons ATGGCACAAGCAATTCAAAAGGAGGATTTGCCTGATCACTCAAGTAAGTTATTGGAGTCTATCACTACTGCACTTATGGAGCTCCACAAGTTAACTCCAATCGACAAAGAAACATCCCCTTGTGGAGAG CATTTAGTACAATCGACTAAAATAATTGATGTTGAGAGAGCGGCATCGCTAGAGATGCCAATCAAAGTGGCACCAAAATGCACCTATCATGGGAAGGGGGGAGGTATACTCCCTATGTACTATGAAGAAGCTATTGatttctttcttgaaaaaaatcACTTCTt GCACAACATTTGGGAGGATGCAAATACTTCGAAACCATCATGCACCGGTGATGCCATAGTCCAACTCCTTCATGATGGGCCACTACGCAGTGAT GTCATGAATGTGTACTTTTGTGTCATTGAGCTATTCCATGGAGAGTACACTGAGCTCATTGATAATCCAAGTTTATTCTTGCATTGCGAGATACAG GCTACTGTGGTTCAACATCTATTGTGCGATCTTGAG ACTTAA
- the LOC103710309 gene encoding glutathione S-transferase T1 isoform X2 encodes MGQVPAIVDGRFKLFESHAILRYLACAFPGVSDHWYPADLFNRAKIDSVLDWHHLNLRRGAAFYALNSVIAPVFGLPLNSQAANEAEKVLRSSLSKIESIWLKGNAKFLLGNSQPTIADLSLVCEIMQLEVLYEKDRLRILGPHEKILQWIDNVKCATNPHFDEVHAFLFQIKPRLHCQLASISRHNMEQSMKAKLSSKL; translated from the exons ATGGGTCAAGTTCCCGCTATTGTTGATGGAAGATTTAAGCTGTTTGAGAG TCATGCCATTTTGCGCTATCTTGCTTGTGCATTCCCAGGAGTTTCAGACCACTG gtaCCCCGCTGATTTGTTCAACAGAGCCAAAATTGACTCTGTCTTGGATTGGCATCATTTAAACCTCCGCCGTGGTGCAG CATTCTATGCTCTAAACAGTGTAATAGCACCTGTATTTGGTCTTCCATTAAACTCTCAAGCAGCCAATGAAGCTGAGAAAGTTCTTAGATCATCTCTTTCAAAGATAGAGTCTATATGGCTTAAAGGGAATGCAAAGTTCTTATTGGGCAATTCTCAGCCAACTATTGCAGATCTCAGCCTTGTCTGTGAGATTATGCAATTGGAG GTTTTGTATGAGAAAGACCGCCTGAGAATATTGGGGCCTCACGAGAAGATTCTACAATGGATTGACAATGTAAAATGTGCTACTAATCCTCATTTTGATGAAGTCCATGCGTTTCTCTTCCAAATTAAGCCAAGGTTACATTGCCAGCTGGCTTCCATATCTAGGCATAATATGGAGCAGAGCATGAAAGCCAAGTTGTCATCAAAGCTTTGA
- the LOC103710309 gene encoding glutathione S-transferase T1 isoform X1, producing MKLKVYADRLSQPSRAIVIFCKLNGIDFEEVPIDLTKRQHRSPEFKEINPMGQVPAIVDGRFKLFESHAILRYLACAFPGVSDHWYPADLFNRAKIDSVLDWHHLNLRRGAAFYALNSVIAPVFGLPLNSQAANEAEKVLRSSLSKIESIWLKGNAKFLLGNSQPTIADLSLVCEIMQLEVLYEKDRLRILGPHEKILQWIDNVKCATNPHFDEVHAFLFQIKPRLHCQLASISRHNMEQSMKAKLSSKL from the exons ATGAAGCTTAAGGTGTACGCCGATCGGCTGTCGCAGCCATCGCGTGCGATCGTGATTTTCTGCAA gCTAAAtggaatagattttgaggaaGTGCCGATAGATCTTACCAAGCGCCAGCACCGGTCCCCCGAATTCAAGG AAATAAATCCAATGGGTCAAGTTCCCGCTATTGTTGATGGAAGATTTAAGCTGTTTGAGAG TCATGCCATTTTGCGCTATCTTGCTTGTGCATTCCCAGGAGTTTCAGACCACTG gtaCCCCGCTGATTTGTTCAACAGAGCCAAAATTGACTCTGTCTTGGATTGGCATCATTTAAACCTCCGCCGTGGTGCAG CATTCTATGCTCTAAACAGTGTAATAGCACCTGTATTTGGTCTTCCATTAAACTCTCAAGCAGCCAATGAAGCTGAGAAAGTTCTTAGATCATCTCTTTCAAAGATAGAGTCTATATGGCTTAAAGGGAATGCAAAGTTCTTATTGGGCAATTCTCAGCCAACTATTGCAGATCTCAGCCTTGTCTGTGAGATTATGCAATTGGAG GTTTTGTATGAGAAAGACCGCCTGAGAATATTGGGGCCTCACGAGAAGATTCTACAATGGATTGACAATGTAAAATGTGCTACTAATCCTCATTTTGATGAAGTCCATGCGTTTCTCTTCCAAATTAAGCCAAGGTTACATTGCCAGCTGGCTTCCATATCTAGGCATAATATGGAGCAGAGCATGAAAGCCAAGTTGTCATCAAAGCTTTGA